Proteins from a genomic interval of Paenibacillus sp. RC334:
- a CDS encoding TldD/PmbA family protein, with translation MIHPTQIQDMLQAALETGGDFAEVFVEDRTNGQLGMTGGVVDTALSGRDFGIGIRIMKEHFSVYAYTSDMSQQSLIRLAKSAAKAIRGGGASGTQPITLHPHAILNHHPIAIIPDGSQKRAKIDMMRRAHEAASQYDPSITQTSIGISNSFQNVLIANSNGLLVEDTRTYTRMRISAIATAGEHRQSGFRGPGAYAGTEFLENLNIEENARDAARIATIMVTAGYAPSGRLPVVIENGFGGVLFHEACGHGLESTAVAHGTSVFANKIGQQVASPLVTAVDDGTIQNAWGSLNIDDEGAPTQRNVLIENGILKGYLIDRMGSRQMGVPATGSGRRQSYKFAPASRMNNTFIANGDSTREEIIANTEYGIYAKSLGGGSVNTSTSEFNFAVEEAYMIRNGKIAEPVKGATLIGKGIETLQNIDMVGNNLDHGQGMCGSVSGSLPVNCGQPTIRVSEMTVGGRKGE, from the coding sequence ATGATACATCCAACACAGATTCAGGATATGCTGCAAGCCGCGCTGGAGACGGGCGGAGATTTTGCAGAGGTGTTCGTCGAGGACCGCACCAATGGACAATTAGGTATGACCGGGGGAGTCGTCGATACGGCGCTGTCAGGCCGGGATTTCGGGATTGGTATTCGGATCATGAAGGAACATTTTTCGGTGTACGCCTACACCAGTGACATGAGCCAGCAGAGCCTGATTCGACTGGCCAAATCGGCTGCCAAGGCCATTCGCGGGGGTGGAGCGTCAGGTACACAACCGATCACACTCCATCCCCACGCGATCCTTAATCACCATCCGATTGCTATCATTCCCGACGGCTCACAGAAACGCGCCAAGATCGACATGATGAGACGTGCGCATGAGGCGGCAAGCCAATACGATCCTTCTATCACGCAAACCTCCATTGGGATTAGCAACTCGTTCCAGAACGTGCTGATCGCCAATAGCAACGGACTGCTGGTGGAGGATACCCGCACGTATACTCGGATGAGAATAAGCGCCATTGCGACCGCTGGGGAGCATAGACAATCCGGTTTTCGCGGGCCGGGAGCTTATGCGGGGACTGAATTCCTGGAGAATCTGAATATCGAAGAAAATGCGAGAGATGCGGCCCGTATTGCTACCATAATGGTAACAGCAGGATATGCGCCTAGCGGCAGACTGCCCGTGGTGATTGAGAACGGCTTCGGTGGTGTTCTTTTTCACGAGGCGTGTGGTCACGGGCTGGAATCTACGGCGGTGGCACATGGAACTTCCGTGTTTGCGAATAAGATCGGGCAGCAGGTGGCTTCGCCGCTCGTCACGGCTGTGGATGACGGAACCATTCAGAACGCGTGGGGATCGCTCAATATAGATGATGAAGGAGCGCCGACACAGCGCAACGTACTGATTGAGAACGGTATTTTAAAAGGATATCTGATCGACCGCATGGGCTCGCGCCAGATGGGTGTACCTGCGACAGGATCGGGACGAAGACAGTCCTATAAATTCGCGCCTGCTTCCCGCATGAATAATACGTTTATTGCTAACGGAGATTCGACCCGTGAAGAGATCATTGCGAATACGGAGTACGGGATCTATGCCAAATCGCTGGGCGGCGGTTCAGTGAACACCTCGACGAGCGAGTTCAATTTTGCGGTCGAAGAGGCGTACATGATTCGCAACGGCAAGATTGCCGAGCCGGTCAAAGGCGCAACGCTGATCGGAAAAGGGATTGAAACACTCCAAAATATTGATATGGTCGGTAACAATCTGGATCATGGTCAGGGGATGTGCGGCTCGGTCAGCGGAAGTCTTCCGGTCAACTGCGGACAGCCGACGATTCGAGTGTCCGAAATGACCGTCGGCGGACGGAAGGGGGAATAG
- a CDS encoding TldD/PmbA family protein, with the protein MNIQQFQEALFTKGREIGYADMEIYYVNGRSTSVKVLKGEIEQYTIVENGGLSFRGVMNGKMGYASTEKLEPDVINFLLEEARSNADILESEEQDELFEGSASYPEQAAHAAALADTAPEILIEAAMEMERTALAADPRIVMARHCSVSIRENEVLIVNTKGLHCHRRKSLATAYVYVIAKENDETVTRGWHDYSLRSVEEINIADVAHKAVKEAVSKLGAHTIQSDNYPVIFRHDAAAQLLAAYTSVFSAESVDKGFSRLAGKLGEKVANTKLTLVDDPLMENVPAGSTFDAEGSATRRNEIIKDGVLRTYFHNRKTARKAGVQSTSNASKGGYNGKIGVSYHNLYVAPGSSTLEDMIRKMDRGVMIVELQGLHAGTNTASGNFSLACLGYLIEQGKVVRAVNQITVSGNFFDVLQQVEEVGNDLRFTGSCTSPSLKLAALSISGS; encoded by the coding sequence ATGAATATTCAGCAATTTCAGGAAGCGTTGTTCACGAAAGGTCGGGAAATCGGCTACGCGGATATGGAAATCTACTATGTAAATGGACGTTCTACCTCGGTAAAGGTACTGAAGGGAGAAATTGAACAATATACAATCGTTGAGAATGGCGGACTTTCCTTCCGGGGCGTCATGAACGGGAAAATGGGCTATGCCTCTACGGAGAAGCTGGAGCCGGACGTGATCAACTTTTTATTGGAGGAAGCACGCAGCAACGCGGACATATTGGAGAGCGAGGAACAGGATGAACTGTTCGAAGGCTCTGCAAGCTATCCCGAGCAGGCTGCCCATGCCGCCGCGTTAGCTGACACGGCTCCTGAAATTCTCATTGAGGCTGCAATGGAGATGGAGCGTACAGCGCTTGCCGCAGATCCACGGATTGTAATGGCTCGACATTGCTCGGTCAGCATTCGTGAAAATGAAGTCCTGATTGTGAACACGAAGGGGCTGCACTGTCATCGCCGCAAAAGTCTGGCGACCGCTTATGTCTACGTGATTGCCAAAGAAAATGACGAGACGGTTACCAGGGGCTGGCATGATTATTCCCTGCGGAGTGTGGAAGAAATCAATATTGCAGATGTGGCGCATAAAGCCGTAAAAGAGGCTGTTTCCAAGCTGGGTGCGCACACGATTCAATCGGATAACTATCCCGTCATTTTCCGTCATGATGCAGCAGCGCAATTGCTGGCTGCGTATACGTCGGTATTTTCAGCGGAGTCAGTGGATAAAGGCTTCTCACGTTTAGCAGGGAAATTAGGGGAAAAGGTGGCAAACACCAAGCTCACGCTGGTGGATGATCCGCTGATGGAAAATGTTCCGGCAGGTAGCACATTCGATGCTGAAGGTAGTGCTACACGTCGCAACGAGATTATCAAGGACGGGGTACTACGGACATACTTCCATAACCGCAAGACAGCCCGCAAAGCCGGAGTACAAAGTACCTCCAATGCTTCTAAAGGCGGCTACAACGGTAAAATCGGCGTCTCTTATCATAATCTGTATGTGGCTCCCGGTTCTTCTACCTTGGAGGACATGATTCGCAAGATGGATCGCGGGGTGATGATTGTGGAGCTGCAAGGATTGCATGCAGGTACGAATACGGCGTCTGGTAATTTTTCGCTGGCTTGTCTGGGATACTTGATTGAGCAGGGGAAAGTGGTCAGAGCAGTCAATCAAATTACCGTATCGGGCAACTTCTTTGACGTGCTGCAGCAGGTAGAGGAAGTTGGCAACGATTTGCGTTTTACGGGAAGCTGCACTTCACCTTCGCTCAAGCTGGCTGCACTCTCGATTTCAGGGTCATAA